From Mobula hypostoma chromosome 3, sMobHyp1.1, whole genome shotgun sequence:
taactaaaataaaataaaatgctctaggaatttaatttaataatttaGGTTGTTGGAAATTTGTTTGAATTTGCATGTCAAGTATTTAGCAGGCTAAAGATTCAATATTTTTCTCCCCTTTTGTCATCTAGAATTCCTATGCATCGCTGTCTGGCTTCACGCAGTGACTTGAGGATAATCAAATTGTGAAACAGCTACATCATATCAAAGCCTCAGGATCACCCAATGACAACCTTATGCCTCATACCTCCCATCATCAGTTGCAACACCGGGCGGGTAGAGGAGAAAACTCACGAATTGATGCAATGTACCAAGTTGTGCCAGGAAGTCTACCTACAGCTCGGGAGAAAAAATCCAAAGAAGCTAAGCCTTTAATCTGTTCTGTTTTGCTTGGTGTATTGCTGATAATTTCAGCTGTCGTGGCATGGTGCTATTATTCAGCATCACTGAAAAAATTAAGCTATTTTAATGTAGAAGAATTGGAGCTCTATAAGGATGGATTTGTCATTAAGAAGACTGACAGTTCGGTTTTATTTGAAATGGGCTTCAAATCTGCTCCCATCGATCTTGAGTCATGTCTTCAAGATGAGACTGGACTCCGGTTAAATTGCACACGCTCAAATAAAGAAGAAGTTGATTTCTTTATTGAAACCTTTAAGCACAAAGATTCCATGACTTGCTACAACATCAAGTGGCGAACAATGGTACTGAACTCCACGGTTGAACACTGCATGTATTGGGCAGGTGGACATTGGTATGGAGGAGGCGAGACTAGTTCACAGCACTGGCCTATTAAACTTTCAGGTGTACTAGATCCAAAGCCATACGTAACAGCTGATATGTATTCATTGCGTGAAGGCTTTGGTGGAATTATAGAAAGATACTGGCTCTCGAGTAAGTCCATAGCCATTCGAGTTAGTGATTCAGTCCCTCTGCATATTGGTTGGAATAGCTCTAATAGAGAAGCATTCTGTTTGCTTGCCAGATACAAAGATTCTCCATTTAAAGCACCAAAAGGACAACAGCCATTTGTAGAGCTAAGTTATCAAGTCTGCACTGGTTCTGATTTGAAAATTGTCCACCGATACATGGCCAAAAGATATTTCAAAAAGCCTGAGGCCACACCTTCAGAAGTTATGTTCATGTATCCCATATGGTCTACCTGGGCCATGTACAAAACCGAAGTGAACCAGGATAAGGTGTTGCGTTATGCAGAAAAAATTAAGAAATACAAATTCAATTGCAGTCATATTGAAATAGATGATAGATACTCCAGTAGCTATGGTGAATTTGACTTTGATTCGGTGAAGTTCCCAAATGCTTTGGAAATGATGCAAAAACTTAGGGAAGACGGATTCCAGGTGACCCTGTGGGTCCATCCCTTTGTGAACTATAACTCTCCAAATTTTGTTAAGGGTATAGAAAGTAAATATTTTGTGATGGACCCCAGTGGGAGGCTTCCTGGTCTTGTGGAATGGTGGAATGGAATTGCAGCAGTCTTGGACTTCACCAATCCTGAGACTAAAAATTGGCTTCAGAAAAGATTGGAGCACATGAAATCAAAGTATGGGATTGTATCTTTTAAATTTGATGCAGGAGAGACCAGTTACCTTCCTGTCGAATTTAGCACTCAGAAACCTCTGTCTGATCCCAGCATCTATAGTAAACTGTATGCAGAAATAGCAGCTTCTCACTGCAAAGTGGGCGAAGTGAGGATAGGATATAGGACCCAGGTGCTTCCATGTTTTGTTCGTATGATCGACCGTGATTCTGTTTGGGGTTATGAACTTGGTCTGAAGTCTCtcattcctactgccctcaccaTGAGTATTTTGGGATACCCCTTCATATTGCCTGATATGATTGGGGGAAATGTCTATCCAAATAAAACTGATGGGTCTGACGAGATTCCAGACCAAGAGCTTTATATACGGTGGCTTGAATTATCAGCGTTTCTTCCAGCCATGCAATTTTCCATCCCTCCTTGGCGATACGATGCTGAGGTTTTGAAGATTGCAGCTAAATTTACCCAGCTCCGAGAAAGAATAATTGGGCCCCTTCTATTCCAACTAGCGGAGGAGGCCACTAAAACAGGTAATCCGATTATCAGGCCCCTATGGTGGATAGCTCCTGATAGTGAAGATGTACACAAAATAGATACACAGTTTCTGATCGGTGACGACTTTATGGTAGCTCCCGTTCTAGAAAAGGGCAAACAAGCAAGAGATATCTATCTTCCAGACGGTAAATGGCAAAGTTTTAATGGAGACATTTTTGCTAATACACCAATTCTCTTAACAGACTATGCGGTTAGCCTTGATGAAGTGGCCTATTTTAAaagaatgatttaaataaacTTTCTCTTTAATTTGGGCTAATTCAGATAGCCCAGTTACAATTGTTTATCTAGCAAGTGCATTTTAGATCCACTGTTTGTATCTGAATTCAGATAATATACAATTTCAGGATTATTTGCATCCATATTTTATTACTTTGCGTGGTCTGTCTTAACTGCTGTTATGTAGAATAACCCCATACTCTGAGTTTTTAGTATTTCCCCTCTCTGAACCAATTCTGTttttagcacaacacttcataTAGAAAATAGCTTAATGGTTCATTTTAAAATTCAAACAgacatccatatattattaagaATATTATGGGTGTAGTGTAGGTAATAAGAATTTTTAAGAGAAACTAGAGTTCTTTTTGTTGATTATTGCAAGGAATcctgaatcttttttttaaaaaaaagcaaaagatCAAATATTATGTATTGAACAAGATTATAGGCAGTTAAGTCAAAATTTAACATGGAATAATCGACATCCAGGAGATACAGGAATATTAACTATTTGGGAAAGGGTAAAAGGTGTGGCAAATGTAATTCAAATTATTTATTTCTGGGTTGTAAGGTATCTTCTAAATTCATTTTAAAAGATCTGTTACATAGGTTGGGAAAGAGGAGAAATTACCGTAAAATTCTGGGTTGTAACTTTGGAAACTGAAAATGAAAGTAGGTGAATCTAAGCAAAGCTTTGGTTGAGAGTGAATGCTGTGAAAATTTTGGAATCTAATTTGAACTTCATCGGGATAATGGGAAGAGTATAATTGCAAGATGTACAGAAAACCTAGATCTTCATTCATTGTAGAAGGGCATTAAATAGGAAAACATTCCTGGAAAATGTGAGAATATATGAAAATTTATTTATGTTGGCTGCTAAATCGGTAACAAAAATGCATGGTCTTTACAATCACACACATTTACAGTCCCTTGATTTTCAATAAGAAATAAGCCATTCAGCTATATctgcctactctgccattcaataggaTTGCACACGATCTTTTACCTCAACCACACTTcactgccttcaccccatatccaTTGGTTCCATAATATCTGAAAGTTTgttaatctctgtcttaaatactctACAGTTCTGAGTGGAGAATAATACAGCTTCGTGACCCTTTTagtaaagaaattctttctcacctTCACCTGACCCCTGACGTTGGAACTGTGATCACTGATACTAAACACCTCAGTAATAATTGCACTACCAAATTATGCTGCAGAATTCCTTGAGATTTACAGCATAGATGTAGAGTTTAAGATTTTTTCTTAAAAGCTTCCTGGCTGCACTTGTGCGGAATATTGGCTTTCATTGAAATAGCTCAGGTACAATCGCATTCATACAGTGCCTTTAATTTAATAAAATCTGAAGTTGTGCAGTACATTTCTCTAGACCGCACTCAAACTGATTTGACTCCATCTCATATAATgtgtaaagattaatttgcaaaaAGGTCAATCAAAGGATTGATTATAAAAGGCTGAAAGGGATAGTGATTCAAAGAAACAAACCATTTATGGTGTTTAGTAAAGATTTGATGATTCAGGATTCATTTGTGGCAGGGGAGTTGAATTAACCATCAATAGTAACTGGAAGCTACTGAAACGATAAAAGAGGCCGTGAACACTGCAacggatggaggaccttcattgctacccttAGTACCAGTGGCATATCGGGCAAAAGAGAGAGAGTAGCTGAGATTTACTGCTTTTTTTAATACTTTGACTTGACCCAATAAGCTTTAAATGTATAACTTAATTcagattgaacaatcttgaaGTATGAGAcacagagattctgctgatgctggaaatttggagcaacaaacaagatgctggagggactcagtgggtcagacagcctCCTATAGAGGGAAGTGAATCTTAAATGtcaactgctcatttccctccgTATATAAtgactgaccttctgagttccttcagcatttcaatTGTTGCTTTGAATTATAGGGAGTAGATACAACAAAGGAATAAGATTTTGGTGTCACTCAAATGCCATCAATAATGTCTTCCCACTGATTATAAAGTTGACCCTGGGAGTAAACCTGTTACACTGATTTGTATTTAAATTTCAAACAATTACAACTGTGAAAGTGATCTGTTAAAAGAAACCCTGTATTACTGTAATCCAAAAGTCAGTTTCTACACACAAAAATTTGTATGAAACTTTTTAGAAGTATAGAGGAACTGTTATGAAAGCAATTATAAGATTGTTCTAGTATTTTCCGAGGTATtatatgcattaagttgctgtgtTGTAAACATTGATAGTAATTAATGTGATTTGAGGTTGCTGTTTTGCGTAATTGATCAGAATTCTTAATTGGAGTATTGTTTGAT
This genomic window contains:
- the myorg gene encoding myogenesis-regulating glycosidase: MPHTSHHQLQHRAGRGENSRIDAMYQVVPGSLPTAREKKSKEAKPLICSVLLGVLLIISAVVAWCYYSASLKKLSYFNVEELELYKDGFVIKKTDSSVLFEMGFKSAPIDLESCLQDETGLRLNCTRSNKEEVDFFIETFKHKDSMTCYNIKWRTMVLNSTVEHCMYWAGGHWYGGGETSSQHWPIKLSGVLDPKPYVTADMYSLREGFGGIIERYWLSSKSIAIRVSDSVPLHIGWNSSNREAFCLLARYKDSPFKAPKGQQPFVELSYQVCTGSDLKIVHRYMAKRYFKKPEATPSEVMFMYPIWSTWAMYKTEVNQDKVLRYAEKIKKYKFNCSHIEIDDRYSSSYGEFDFDSVKFPNALEMMQKLREDGFQVTLWVHPFVNYNSPNFVKGIESKYFVMDPSGRLPGLVEWWNGIAAVLDFTNPETKNWLQKRLEHMKSKYGIVSFKFDAGETSYLPVEFSTQKPLSDPSIYSKLYAEIAASHCKVGEVRIGYRTQVLPCFVRMIDRDSVWGYELGLKSLIPTALTMSILGYPFILPDMIGGNVYPNKTDGSDEIPDQELYIRWLELSAFLPAMQFSIPPWRYDAEVLKIAAKFTQLRERIIGPLLFQLAEEATKTGNPIIRPLWWIAPDSEDVHKIDTQFLIGDDFMVAPVLEKGKQARDIYLPDGKWQSFNGDIFANTPILLTDYAVSLDEVAYFKRMI